ACCTGGTCCGGGTCACCGAGGCCGCAGCCATGGCCGCCGGCCGCTGGGTCGGCCGGGGCGACAAGGAGGGCGGCGACGGAGCCGCGGTCGACGCCATGCGGAAGCTGATCAACTCGATCCCGATGCGCGGTGTCGTGGTGATCGGCGAGGGCGAGAAGGACAACGCCCCGATGCTCTTCAACGGCGAGGAGGTCGGTGACGGGACCGGTCCCGAAGTGGACGTGGCGGTCGACCCGATCGACGGGACCACGCTGATGAGCAAGGGCATGCCGAACGCCCTCGCGGTGCTCGCGGTGGCCGAGCGCGGCGCGATGTTCGACCCGAGCGCGGTCTTCTACATGGAGAAGCTCGCCGTCGGCCCGATGTACGCCGACGTGGTCGACATCAACGCCGGCGTGGCCGAGAACATCCGCCGGATCGCCAAGGTCAAGGGCGCCGACGCGGCCGAGGTGACGGTCTGCGTCCTGGACCGACCGCGCCACGACGACCTGGTGAAGCAGATCCGGCGTACCGGGGCCGGCATCCGGCTGATCTCCGACGGCGACATCGCCGGCGCCATCGCGGCGGCCCGCGGCGAGTCGGACGTGGACGTGCTGATGGGCGTCGGCGGCACCCCGGAGGGCATCACCGCGGCCTGCGCCCTCAAGTGCATGGGCGGGATGATGCAGGCCAAGCTCTGGCCGAAGGACGCCGAGGAGCGGGAGAAGGCGCTCGCCGCCGGCCACGACCTGGACCGGGTGCTGTTCACCGATGACCTGGTCACCGGGGACAACTGCTTCTTCGTGGCCACCGGGGTCACCTCCGGCGACCTGCTGCGCGGCGTGCGCTACCGGGCCGGCGGCGCGTACA
This sequence is a window from Micromonospora sp. NBRC 110009. Protein-coding genes within it:
- the glpX gene encoding class II fructose-bisphosphatase codes for the protein MSTIRTRTPQNLDRNLALDLVRVTEAAAMAAGRWVGRGDKEGGDGAAVDAMRKLINSIPMRGVVVIGEGEKDNAPMLFNGEEVGDGTGPEVDVAVDPIDGTTLMSKGMPNALAVLAVAERGAMFDPSAVFYMEKLAVGPMYADVVDINAGVAENIRRIAKVKGADAAEVTVCVLDRPRHDDLVKQIRRTGAGIRLISDGDIAGAIAAARGESDVDVLMGVGGTPEGITAACALKCMGGMMQAKLWPKDAEEREKALAAGHDLDRVLFTDDLVTGDNCFFVATGVTSGDLLRGVRYRAGGAYTQSIVMRSKSGTIRVIDSYHRLEKLALYSAVDFDGRPLAEQE